In Phenylobacterium koreense, one DNA window encodes the following:
- a CDS encoding (2Fe-2S)-binding protein: MAFELNVNGRMRSADVEGDTPLLWVLRDTLGVLGPKYGCGVAQCGACTVHLDGTPVRSCVLPVESVGAAKIVTVEGVGASPVGKKVQEAWGELDVAQCGYCQAGQIMSATALLASNPAPSDADIDDAMSGNICRCATYLRIRAAIKKASGQKAEA; encoded by the coding sequence ATGGCCTTCGAGTTGAACGTGAACGGCCGCATGCGCTCGGCCGATGTCGAGGGCGATACGCCCCTGCTCTGGGTGCTGCGGGACACCCTGGGGGTCCTGGGACCGAAGTACGGCTGCGGCGTCGCCCAATGCGGAGCCTGCACCGTCCACCTGGACGGCACCCCGGTCCGCTCCTGCGTGCTGCCGGTGGAAAGCGTCGGCGCGGCCAAGATCGTGACCGTCGAAGGCGTGGGCGCCAGCCCGGTCGGCAAGAAGGTCCAGGAGGCCTGGGGCGAACTCGACGTGGCCCAGTGCGGCTACTGCCAGGCCGGCCAGATCATGTCGGCCACCGCCCTGCTGGCCTCCAACCCCGCCCCCTCGGACGCCGACATCGACGACGCCATGAGCGGCAACATCTGCCGTTGCGCGACCTATCTCCGCATCCGGGCGGCGATCAAGAAGGCCTCGGGCCAGAAGGCGGAGGCGTAA